The DNA segment ATATATCTATAGTGTTATTCATACAATGAAAAAGGTTAGAAATATCACCAAACACAGCCTGCTGAATGTCTTTCTCTTTGTTAAATGCATAaatcctcaagccatcaggtttAAAAATTTACTTTCTTCTGCAAGGGCAGTTAACATAGAGCTCATATCACCAATAGCCATATTGCTGATCCCTGCAGGCACTGAAGGCAGTGTCACAGAGTTGCGTGGAGTAGTAAGTCGTGAGGAATTCTGTGAAAGACTCTGTAAGAGTCCAGGGCTCAGAGTGCCAGACATCAGGCTGGAATGATCTCCGTCGTCCAACATGGTATCAAAGTCTATTTGAGTATGACCAGCAGTTTGAGAAGAGTCCACTGTGCTAGTAACCTGGTTAATTCCAGGGGATGCCATTGTAGCCACTGTAGTATAATCAGCTTGACTGGCAGAAGGAGACATTGAGGTGTTATAGTCTATGTTGCTGTCTAACATTTTGATCTCACCCGAATAGCATACAGCGTTATCTCCACCGCAGGGATGAGTAGTTGCAGCAGGCCTCTTTGGACTGGCCTCAGAGGTGTTGAAATCAGAGCTTGTACTGGACAGAGAATAACCAGCTTGATGGGGCAAACTTGTACTTGACTGATGCCTGTTTGAAGGTTTTGGTTCAGGCGGAGGCCTAGGCTGAAAACCTCTGCTTCCATTTTGAAGGGTTGTTTGGGGCAGTGGCATATTATTCTGCTGGTTTTCCAGACGTAAGTAGCCTGACTTGTAATTCTGCGCTTCTTGATTTTGCAATGCCATGTTATTGCGTACTGGACCATGGTAGGTGTTTCCTGATGAGAGATTATTGTTGATTTCCTGTTTATAACCTTGGCGTGCCTTTGTTTGCTCATTGAGGTTCTGACAGGGGTTAAAATATAGCTGTCTATAGTGCTGAATTGGGTTTGTCCTCTGAGTGTTCCTCTGGGAGTAACCCTGCTGTGTAACAGCTAAATTCTGGTTGATTGGTGCTGACTGCTGACTTGACCCAAAGCTTTGATAAGAGCCAGTGTTCTGCTTTTGCTGGACCAATGCCAAGTTGCCTCTAAGAAGCTGCTGCTTTGTAAATCTTGTTGAGTTGTCCACTGTACCTGAGCTGACTTCATTCCATTGCACAGGCATGTGATTTTTATTCCCGCTATCAGAGTCTGTAAAAGGCTGCTGGGAACCTGGGCTAATTTGGCAGGGGGGCATTATTTGCTCTATGTCATTTATATTAGCATCAACCAAAGCCATGCGTCGTTGCCCATAAAACTGCTGGTGTTGCTGGGAGGTCTGGTTGCTTTTGAAAACTTGTGGCTGACCACTGATGTAGGCCATACCAGTATCCTGAGTTGAGCCAGCATGCTGGGACCTGAGGTATTGCACTACATCATCTGGAAGCACCATGTCCTCTTCTGTTTGGTCAGCTGCATCCATGGCCATGTTTTCCATGACAACATTTTCTGAGATGCTTGGGGGCCTCTGGCTGAAGGCATGACAATGCAAACTGCCATCAGAAAAGGTGTTATTTTGCAAGTTGACACCATGATGGTCATGTGGAGGGACACGAGAAGGGTTCATGCTGCTCATACTATTGTATCGCTGAACACGAGGCAGGGAGAGAGGATCCATAGTTGTCCGACGAACAGGGTCACTAGCTCTCCTTGGCATATTGCTTGGGATTTCATGAGGCATCATACCAGGGACTCCATAACTCATATCACTGCAGCGTCTCGAGGTGGATACATTTCGGGCTTGAAAAAAATGGGCAGAGTTCTCCTGAGAGTCATTGTACAAAGCCATCCTAGTCCTAAGACTCATACGATCCATATTGGGGAGGGGTGTTGGTGGAGCACCTCCAGTGGCTGCTGCATATTTTGCTTTCAACCGATAATGCTGGGCTGGGGTGAGGCTAAGCAAGCTTGGCAAAGCACCTCCGCCACACTGACTGGCTTCACTAGACCTGCGTGAAAGGTCGACAGAGATAGGATCGTAAGAGCCTGCAGAGCTTAAGTTGTTGTTTCGTCCTCCGAACTGTGAGGCCTCACTGGAGCGCCGGCTGGAGTAACAAGGTGAAATGCCTGAGGATCTGCGGCTGAGTGTGTAGGCTGAGCTTACAGTGCTCGTAGTACTATCTCTACGTTCCTTCAGCTGATTCAATACTGTAATTTCACAAAAGGGTAAGTCTCCAAAGCGTTGTCCTGGCATGCCAATACTTTGAGAGCCTGTACTTGAACTTTCCAGAAGAGAACCTGAAGGGGAGAAAGAGGCTTTAGCTTTTATTCAGTTACTGTCTTTACATGTTCACATTCTATGCAACTGATGCTAGTATACCTACCGACAGCTGGTATTGGAGGCAGCTTGGTGTTTCCGACGTGAGGAGTTGAAGTTGTCCAGGAGCAGGAGTCTCTCACTGTCTTCAGCTTTTCCTTCTTTATATgatcaaaatgtaaaacaacCCCCCTGTTTTTGCGCAGCTGGAGGCCTACTCCTGCTGAAGTCCCTGGAGAACCTGTGGAATCTACCACTGGGGGATCATCCAGATTACACAAGTCCCCCAAACTGCCTCCACTGTGTATGGCCATTTCTACTCCACTGTCATTGTTGGTGGTGCTACCAAGTGGTGACCGCTCACTGCTACATGATGACTGACCACCAGGGCTGGACTGATACATCTAAAATGGGTGGAAAACTCagttaaacatataaataatgacaccaataaagttcatttaaaaaaggagaaagaaagcagTTTCTAATAGAATTGCAATATAGAATGTATTAATTACTTTATTGCACAGTCTGTTTGCTCAAAGCTTTAAGCTGCAGTGTTGTAAATGAGTTCTGACCAAGTCTAAACTAAAAAGTGCTTCTTGATCACAGTGTGATGGTTTTTGTTCAGTAAACACACACCCAGTCTGTGAATATTAATTAGATGACTTTTATCATTGCATTACAGAGGAAACTGGCAGCTCCCCAGGCAATGGTGGAACAGAACAGCACAGAGTATGGTGAGATGTGTGGAATAACTGCATAAACGCAGTGTGAATAGTATGGTTATCTACACATATGAATATATCTACAACatgtaaaaaatgtcaaaagaaaGGTTACAtgcataaacataaaatattaattgaGTGTTATGACCATACATTTGacataattaaacataaaaaacactgGAATCATGCTGTACATTTGTGGTGGATTGTGAAACTAATGCCTCACATTGCAGGAAAAGACAATATATAGATTGTGCTCACCTGAGTAATGTCTGTCCATAAGATTTAAAGCATGACAGATATTCAAGAGTCAACCCAATAAGTGTTAATAAAGCAAAATAGTATTAACGAGAACATTTGTACATGAATTCAGTAGTATGTACAATAACAGATTAATTAAATGTGGTACTAAATGTTCTACTGTGCTAGATTAGTACACTAATGTAAGAGAACAAATTATTATCTTACCACTGTATTTTCAGTCTTAATGGACTTGACTTGTAGGCTGTCCTCCACACCTTTGCTGGTGCTGCTGGCTTCAGTTGACCTCTCAGATTCCCTTCCTGCATTCTTAATATTGGTCTCATTTTCTCCACTTCCTTTAGGTGGATGGGGTTTTGTAGGAGCATCACCACGCTGCTTCTTTGTGACATGTGCTTCAGGACCATGAACTGTCTTCACATGTTTTCTGAGAGAGCTAGGGTCTGTGTAACGCTTTGTGCAGCCTGGGATCTTGCAAACATATGGTTTCTAGAGGTACATAGAAATGTAATattgtacaatatataaatattataaatatatatatatatatatatatataatatgtctGGTCCATGGCATTAtcgcttttgtttgtttctcttgtcataaatgaaaatgtggagTGCAAACAATACCTCATTTGAATGTGTGCGGTTCTGGTGCTTTGCTCGGTCTGAGGCGTTAGAGAAAGCCTTGTTGCAACCTTCATGTTCACATACATAGGGTTTCTCCCCGGTATGAGACCTCAGATGGGTTTTCAGGTTCTCTAGGCGAGAGTACGCTTTAGAGCAGCCTTCAAACTAGAAACAGGATAAAGAATAATTATCAGCATCATGGCCAATACAGATATCACAGGTTATCCACTATGTACACCGTCCATATCCTCATAGTTAATCTATGTTTCTCACTGACTGGCAAATCAGACAGGAAACATGTTAAGGATGTCAGGTTAGTCTGATAGGTCTTGGTATTATTCTTGTTTGAGTGATCTCAAACTTCAGATTTGAAGTTTTGAATCTGGTAGCTTGAAATGTATATGATGTTTGGAACTGAAGATTTCGATCAATTTGTTCTCCTCAATATGGTATTGCAACATATTCCTAAATTAATTTAAGGATGTATTGTAAGCTAAATTAGAATGAGCAAAAATAATAAGTGGCATATGCAAATAAGTTCTACTGAAAGTGTTATGGTGCTTGCCGGTTTGTTGCACTATACTGCAACACATTGTA comes from the Silurus meridionalis isolate SWU-2019-XX chromosome 3, ASM1480568v1, whole genome shotgun sequence genome and includes:
- the gli2a gene encoding zinc finger protein GLI2a isoform X1 is translated as MDSTTRTAPEKKECKSSGLDASSFSDLPKKPSPTTMSRAPPLFPTFHTPIPVDMRHHEGRYHYEPDSLHAMHGPTGLAGSPVISDISLIRLSPHAAAMGESPFNPPHPYVNPHMEPYLRSVHNSPMLSVISAARGLSPVDVTHEQLKERGLFGLPPPPGTNPADYYHLMANHRSPYGELLMQTGAAAAAAAVHLPDYMSPVDMSRFPSPRLTPRLSRKRALSISPLSDASIDLQTMIRTSPNSLVAYINNSRSSSTASSSYGHLSVGAISSSLPLPSPISPSFTFPHPITHAAYQQLLSQHRGLSAFGHTPPLLQPSPSFINRQQPSGTVTAHSTTTSSSSSSSSNPTTEANQNAGGDSAVSSTVNPMITKRSKVKAEVTCRISPCSQDHVELREELDKDECKQEPEAVYETNCHWEGCAKEYDTQEQLVHHINNDHIHGEKKEFVCRWEECSREQKPFKAQYMLVVHMRRHTGEKPHKCTFEGCSKAYSRLENLKTHLRSHTGEKPYVCEHEGCNKAFSNASDRAKHQNRTHSNEKPYVCKIPGCTKRYTDPSSLRKHVKTVHGPEAHVTKKQRGDAPTKPHPPKGSGENETNIKNAGRESERSTEASSTSKGVEDSLQVKSIKTENTVMYQSSPGGQSSCSSERSPLGSTTNNDSGVEMAIHSGGSLGDLCNLDDPPVVDSTGSPGTSAGVGLQLRKNRGVVLHFDHIKKEKLKTVRDSCSWTTSTPHVGNTKLPPIPAVGSLLESSSTGSQSIGMPGQRFGDLPFCEITVLNQLKERRDSTTSTVSSAYTLSRRSSGISPCYSSRRSSEASQFGGRNNNLSSAGSYDPISVDLSRRSSEASQCGGGALPSLLSLTPAQHYRLKAKYAAATGGAPPTPLPNMDRMSLRTRMALYNDSQENSAHFFQARNVSTSRRCSDMSYGVPGMMPHEIPSNMPRRASDPVRRTTMDPLSLPRVQRYNSMSSMNPSRVPPHDHHGVNLQNNTFSDGSLHCHAFSQRPPSISENVVMENMAMDAADQTEEDMVLPDDVVQYLRSQHAGSTQDTGMAYISGQPQVFKSNQTSQQHQQFYGQRRMALVDANINDIEQIMPPCQISPGSQQPFTDSDSGNKNHMPVQWNEVSSGTVDNSTRFTKQQLLRGNLALVQQKQNTGSYQSFGSSQQSAPINQNLAVTQQGYSQRNTQRTNPIQHYRQLYFNPCQNLNEQTKARQGYKQEINNNLSSGNTYHGPVRNNMALQNQEAQNYKSGYLRLENQQNNMPLPQTTLQNGSRGFQPRPPPEPKPSNRHQSSTSLPHQAGYSLSSTSSDFNTSEASPKRPAATTHPCGGDNAVCYSGEIKMLDSNIDYNTSMSPSASQADYTTVATMASPGINQVTSTVDSSQTAGHTQIDFDTMLDDGDHSSLMSGTLSPGLLQSLSQNSSRLTTPRNSVTLPSVPAGISNMAIGDMSSMLTALAEESKFLNLMA
- the gli2a gene encoding zinc finger protein GLI2a isoform X2 — its product is MDSTTRTAPEKKECKSSGLDASSFSDLPKKPSPTTMSRAPPLFPTFHTPIPVDMRHHEGRYHYEPDSLHAMHGPTGLAGSPVISDISLIRLSPHAAAMGESPFNPPHPYVNPHMEPYLRSVHNSPMLSVISAARGLSPVDVTHEQLKERGLFGLPPPPGTNPADYYHLMANHRSPYGELLMQTGAAAAAAAVHLPDYMSPVDMSRFPSPRLTPRLSRKRALSISPLSDASIDLQTMIRTSPNSLVAYINNSRSSSTASSSYGHLSVGAISPSFTFPHPITHAAYQQLLSQHRGLSAFGHTPPLLQPSPSFINRQQPSGTVTAHSTTTSSSSSSSSNPTTEANQNAGGDSAVSSTVNPMITKRSKVKAEVTCRISPCSQDHVELREELDKDECKQEPEAVYETNCHWEGCAKEYDTQEQLVHHINNDHIHGEKKEFVCRWEECSREQKPFKAQYMLVVHMRRHTGEKPHKCTFEGCSKAYSRLENLKTHLRSHTGEKPYVCEHEGCNKAFSNASDRAKHQNRTHSNEKPYVCKIPGCTKRYTDPSSLRKHVKTVHGPEAHVTKKQRGDAPTKPHPPKGSGENETNIKNAGRESERSTEASSTSKGVEDSLQVKSIKTENTVMYQSSPGGQSSCSSERSPLGSTTNNDSGVEMAIHSGGSLGDLCNLDDPPVVDSTGSPGTSAGVGLQLRKNRGVVLHFDHIKKEKLKTVRDSCSWTTSTPHVGNTKLPPIPAVGSLLESSSTGSQSIGMPGQRFGDLPFCEITVLNQLKERRDSTTSTVSSAYTLSRRSSGISPCYSSRRSSEASQFGGRNNNLSSAGSYDPISVDLSRRSSEASQCGGGALPSLLSLTPAQHYRLKAKYAAATGGAPPTPLPNMDRMSLRTRMALYNDSQENSAHFFQARNVSTSRRCSDMSYGVPGMMPHEIPSNMPRRASDPVRRTTMDPLSLPRVQRYNSMSSMNPSRVPPHDHHGVNLQNNTFSDGSLHCHAFSQRPPSISENVVMENMAMDAADQTEEDMVLPDDVVQYLRSQHAGSTQDTGMAYISGQPQVFKSNQTSQQHQQFYGQRRMALVDANINDIEQIMPPCQISPGSQQPFTDSDSGNKNHMPVQWNEVSSGTVDNSTRFTKQQLLRGNLALVQQKQNTGSYQSFGSSQQSAPINQNLAVTQQGYSQRNTQRTNPIQHYRQLYFNPCQNLNEQTKARQGYKQEINNNLSSGNTYHGPVRNNMALQNQEAQNYKSGYLRLENQQNNMPLPQTTLQNGSRGFQPRPPPEPKPSNRHQSSTSLPHQAGYSLSSTSSDFNTSEASPKRPAATTHPCGGDNAVCYSGEIKMLDSNIDYNTSMSPSASQADYTTVATMASPGINQVTSTVDSSQTAGHTQIDFDTMLDDGDHSSLMSGTLSPGLLQSLSQNSSRLTTPRNSVTLPSVPAGISNMAIGDMSSMLTALAEESKFLNLMA